In a single window of the uncultured Dysgonomonas sp. genome:
- a CDS encoding sugar kinase yields the protein MSKKIVCFGEIMLRLAAPGFLRFSQADSFIATYCGGEANVAVSLANFGLNAEFVTRLPDNDIARACLQSLHKYSVKTPNVIYGGDRLGVYFLETGAVARPGKVIYDRTHSSISEIETGMIDWHKIFEGADWFHWTGITPAISQGAADVCAEAIKVAREMGLTVSVDLNHRKNLWKYGKTASEVMPELVAECDVILGNEEDAETVFGIKPENFDATQTEGYIEATAFESVCRQLMDHFPQAKKVVITLRGSINASHNTWSGVLYNGDKLYTAPTYNITYIVDRVGGGDSFMGALIYGLLAWPEDDKQALEFATAASCLKHTMYGDFNLTTVTEVENLMHGDGSGRVVR from the coding sequence ATGAGCAAGAAAATAGTCTGTTTCGGAGAGATAATGTTACGTCTGGCAGCTCCCGGATTTCTAAGATTCAGTCAAGCCGACAGCTTTATTGCGACCTACTGCGGCGGAGAGGCAAATGTAGCTGTATCACTGGCAAATTTCGGGCTAAATGCCGAATTCGTAACCCGACTTCCTGACAATGATATCGCTCGTGCGTGTCTGCAAAGTTTACACAAGTACAGTGTCAAAACGCCAAATGTAATCTATGGCGGCGACCGTTTGGGAGTTTATTTCCTTGAAACCGGAGCAGTAGCCCGCCCGGGAAAAGTGATTTATGACCGTACGCATTCATCGATTTCAGAGATTGAAACAGGGATGATAGATTGGCATAAGATTTTCGAAGGAGCTGATTGGTTTCATTGGACAGGTATCACACCTGCCATTTCACAAGGAGCGGCAGATGTATGCGCTGAAGCTATCAAAGTTGCCCGAGAGATGGGATTGACGGTTTCTGTCGACTTGAACCATCGTAAAAACCTGTGGAAATACGGCAAAACCGCATCGGAAGTGATGCCCGAATTAGTAGCCGAATGCGACGTTATACTCGGGAATGAGGAGGATGCAGAAACTGTATTCGGCATTAAACCCGAAAATTTTGATGCAACCCAAACCGAAGGATACATCGAAGCCACGGCTTTTGAATCGGTGTGTCGCCAATTGATGGATCATTTTCCACAGGCTAAAAAAGTGGTGATAACACTGCGCGGTTCGATTAATGCAAGTCACAATACATGGTCGGGGGTTCTTTATAATGGCGACAAACTGTATACTGCACCAACATATAACATTACGTATATAGTAGACCGTGTCGGCGGTGGTGACTCGTTTATGGGAGCATTGATTTACGGATTGTTGGCTTGGCCGGAGGATGACAAACAGGCGTTGGAATTTGCTACTGCAGCCTCGTGCCTGAAGCATACGATGTATGGAGATTTTAACCTAACGACTGTTACTGAAGTTGAAAACCTTATGCATGGTGATGGTAGTGGACGTGTCGTTCGATAA
- a CDS encoding NAD(P)H-dependent oxidoreductase — protein MVTIVFSHPWHGSFNKAILDTITAKFEQQNKAYQVIDLPKDKFNPSFSEAELAVYNQGKAIDPLVLKYQEMLKKSDEAIFIYPIWWGTMPAILKGFFDKVLLQGFAFSYENGWTPLLKIGRTTVITTSESAGEIFKPFVQDYFIPNMLYSVGINNATWLNCEHTSTGTDEMRKDFLKKVEATV, from the coding sequence ATGGTAACAATCGTATTCAGCCACCCATGGCATGGTAGTTTTAATAAAGCTATTTTAGACACAATTACAGCAAAATTCGAACAACAAAACAAGGCTTATCAGGTTATCGACCTCCCTAAAGATAAATTCAACCCGTCATTTTCAGAAGCAGAACTTGCAGTATACAATCAGGGAAAGGCTATCGACCCGCTCGTTCTGAAATATCAGGAGATGCTGAAAAAATCTGATGAGGCTATATTCATATATCCGATCTGGTGGGGAACAATGCCTGCTATACTGAAAGGCTTTTTCGACAAAGTACTCCTTCAAGGTTTTGCTTTCAGCTATGAAAATGGGTGGACTCCATTACTCAAAATCGGACGGACTACAGTAATCACAACATCGGAGAGTGCCGGCGAAATATTTAAGCCTTTTGTTCAGGATTATTTTATTCCTAACATGCTTTATTCGGTAGGTATAAACAATGCCACATGGCTCAATTGTGAGCACACTTCTACCGGTACGGACGAGATGCGTAAAGACTTCCTCAAGAAAGTGGAAGCTACGGTGTGA
- a CDS encoding bifunctional 4-hydroxy-2-oxoglutarate aldolase/2-dehydro-3-deoxy-phosphogluconate aldolase, whose product MGEFSWTLFEQIPIVGIIRGMQRDVYEQVLPLYVKAGLTNIEITMNTPDMCGLMRYTLEQYGSQLNVGAGTVCSLDDLNNALDAGAQFVVTPIVNEEVICECLKREIPIFPGAMTPSEIYRASSLGIEVVKLFPAGNLGVAYLKDVRGPLSEVRFLPTGGISLENMANFLKAGVEGFGIGSPLFDKTMIDAQDWDGLYGHFRSYVTLMNTYKSNRK is encoded by the coding sequence ATGGGAGAATTTTCATGGACGCTTTTCGAACAAATACCCATTGTGGGAATCATCCGAGGCATGCAACGCGATGTCTACGAGCAGGTTTTGCCGCTCTATGTCAAGGCAGGACTGACCAATATTGAGATCACAATGAATACACCCGATATGTGTGGGTTGATGCGATACACACTTGAACAATACGGTTCGCAATTGAACGTCGGAGCAGGGACGGTGTGCTCGTTAGACGATTTGAATAATGCTTTGGATGCTGGAGCGCAGTTTGTGGTAACTCCGATTGTGAACGAAGAGGTTATCTGTGAATGCCTGAAGCGTGAAATTCCGATATTTCCGGGAGCAATGACACCGTCAGAGATATATCGGGCATCGTCTTTAGGCATAGAAGTGGTAAAGCTGTTTCCGGCAGGAAATTTAGGTGTGGCTTACCTAAAAGATGTGAGAGGCCCTTTGAGCGAAGTACGATTCTTGCCTACAGGTGGTATCAGCCTCGAAAACATGGCTAACTTTCTAAAAGCCGGAGTAGAAGGATTTGGAATAGGCTCACCGCTGTTCGATAAAACGATGATCGATGCGCAAGATTGGGATGGGCTGTACGGACATTTTAGAAGTTATGTAACCTTGATGAATACTTATAAATCGAACAGAAAATGA
- a CDS encoding sialidase family protein, whose product MKVKRIIIILLSCVSTSLSAQQNPDVDVWYKEYEPRIEKAVKNNLKLKLEFAEDLRRSNPDYVIFVPEVDPNRLGDMYNDHIQVFDKPDAKNMLFAVWCQASVEGALDQHIAFSRSHDKGKTWEKPHVLAGYKTVAEGYANGGAIASWAFPMVSHAGRIYIIYNQFVPGKVATSRQHTGLMMCICSDDNGVTWSKPAELPIPRTSYDPLDTTIPPEWVVWQRPLRQGKNGNYLVGVTHMSAPHAHAKRRTATSFIHFDNIDQNPEPKDVAVRWVMTGEKALQHKTHCEEPSVAILPDGRLFCIMRAGSGTPVWSVSSDKGETWSNPRELLTRDGGEPIPHPLSPCPMYDWKGNEAASGYYFLLVHNKFNKDNPSPWQTRGPLYMFAGRYHEGADQPVWFDAKPNVFIDRPHHNSFYTSTTTIDGKTVLWYNDQKFYLLGRTITDEWFK is encoded by the coding sequence ATGAAAGTAAAAAGAATCATTATTATTTTATTGTCGTGTGTCTCAACATCGTTGTCGGCACAGCAAAATCCGGATGTAGATGTATGGTATAAGGAGTATGAACCTCGAATCGAAAAAGCGGTAAAAAACAACCTGAAACTAAAGCTGGAGTTTGCGGAAGATCTACGCCGTTCGAACCCCGATTATGTAATCTTTGTTCCCGAGGTCGATCCCAACCGGCTTGGCGATATGTATAACGACCATATTCAAGTTTTCGACAAACCCGATGCCAAGAATATGCTTTTTGCCGTATGGTGTCAGGCATCGGTAGAGGGTGCATTAGACCAGCATATAGCTTTCTCTCGAAGTCACGATAAAGGTAAAACTTGGGAAAAACCTCATGTTTTGGCAGGTTATAAAACTGTTGCCGAAGGTTACGCAAACGGTGGAGCGATCGCAAGCTGGGCTTTTCCGATGGTAAGCCATGCGGGGCGCATCTATATCATATACAATCAATTTGTTCCGGGAAAGGTCGCCACCAGCAGGCAGCATACTGGTCTGATGATGTGTATTTGCAGTGATGACAACGGTGTAACATGGAGTAAACCTGCCGAGTTGCCGATTCCCAGAACCTCATATGACCCCCTTGATACGACAATTCCTCCTGAATGGGTTGTATGGCAACGCCCCTTGCGTCAGGGTAAAAACGGAAATTATCTTGTTGGCGTAACCCATATGTCAGCTCCACACGCTCATGCCAAACGCAGAACGGCTACATCATTCATCCATTTCGATAACATTGATCAGAATCCAGAGCCTAAAGATGTCGCAGTACGTTGGGTGATGACTGGTGAGAAAGCTCTGCAACATAAGACTCATTGTGAAGAACCGAGCGTAGCTATACTCCCTGACGGACGTCTGTTTTGTATCATGCGGGCGGGTAGCGGTACACCTGTATGGTCCGTGAGCTCCGATAAAGGAGAGACATGGAGCAATCCCCGTGAACTTTTGACCCGTGACGGAGGCGAGCCGATTCCTCACCCACTGTCTCCGTGTCCGATGTACGACTGGAAAGGAAATGAAGCCGCCAGTGGGTATTATTTCCTTTTGGTTCACAACAAATTCAATAAAGACAATCCCAGCCCTTGGCAGACTCGAGGTCCGCTTTATATGTTTGCCGGACGTTATCATGAAGGAGCTGATCAGCCTGTGTGGTTCGATGCCAAGCCAAATGTGTTTATCGACCGCCCTCACCACAATTCATTCTACACAAGTACCACAACCATCGACGGAAAGACTGTGCTATGGTATAATGACCAGAAATTCTACCTGCTCGGACGTACAATTACAGACGAGTGGTTTAAATAG
- a CDS encoding sialidase family protein → MKKTLLTLLFLCGASILFGQPKLLKDDKDRHNTAIVIADPDVDSLLKDRKHELVPSIAAKKDGSVIHAAWYVGGRGEGSGNLVTVAVSTDNGQTWMRDKLIVYPKLPSSDRFFDPVLWRDSNNDIWLFYAVSQRGLHWDLRGGINAIKLDWDGKKIKHSAPKLISYGVMMTKPIEVEEIAQTLFPISVWDFEHDWSKDEHYIGGGTFVYSSPLGKNSPTVNEELEPYTSIRHLPMAARIYDEHQIAQVQDGEFLLLLRGKAGLYSSRSYDYGKTWTPYESFTAAGTAASSRFYIGRLNSGNLILVMNASTSRSNMTVFVSEDGGLTWPYSLLIDHRSDVSYPDISQTDDGAIHLTFDRDRYGAKEIWYCRFTEQDIKNKDIYSVFRLNINQK, encoded by the coding sequence ATGAAAAAAACTTTATTAACCTTATTGTTCCTATGCGGAGCAAGCATACTTTTCGGACAGCCAAAGCTACTGAAAGATGATAAAGATCGCCACAATACGGCTATCGTGATAGCCGATCCTGATGTGGATTCGCTGTTGAAAGATAGAAAACATGAACTTGTGCCTAGCATAGCCGCTAAAAAAGATGGTAGTGTGATCCATGCCGCATGGTACGTCGGAGGTCGTGGCGAAGGTTCGGGAAATTTAGTAACAGTAGCTGTAAGTACTGACAACGGGCAAACGTGGATGCGTGACAAACTGATCGTATATCCGAAACTCCCCTCTTCGGATCGTTTCTTTGACCCTGTTCTCTGGCGCGATAGCAACAATGACATATGGTTGTTTTACGCCGTCAGCCAGCGTGGACTTCATTGGGATCTGCGTGGGGGTATAAATGCCATTAAGTTGGATTGGGATGGGAAAAAGATAAAACACTCTGCGCCAAAACTCATTTCATACGGGGTGATGATGACAAAACCGATCGAGGTGGAGGAAATTGCACAGACTTTATTCCCGATATCTGTGTGGGACTTCGAACACGATTGGTCGAAGGATGAGCACTATATTGGCGGAGGAACGTTTGTGTACAGTAGTCCTCTCGGGAAGAACAGCCCGACGGTCAATGAAGAGCTTGAACCCTATACCTCGATAAGGCATCTGCCTATGGCTGCACGTATTTATGACGAACATCAGATTGCACAAGTACAAGATGGAGAGTTTTTGCTATTACTGCGAGGCAAGGCAGGCCTATATTCATCACGGAGTTATGATTACGGTAAGACATGGACGCCTTATGAGTCGTTTACAGCCGCTGGTACTGCTGCTTCCAGCCGTTTCTATATCGGGCGACTGAATTCGGGCAATCTTATTCTTGTAATGAATGCAAGCACAAGTCGTAGTAATATGACTGTATTTGTTTCCGAAGACGGCGGTTTGACATGGCCGTACAGTTTGCTTATCGACCACAGATCAGATGTATCATACCCTGATATATCACAGACTGATGATGGAGCAATTCACCTGACATTCGACCGCGACAGATACGGAGCTAAAGAGATCTGGTACTGTCGTTTTACAGAACAGGATATAAAAAATAAAGATATATACAGCGTATTCAGATTGAACATAAATCAAAAATAG
- a CDS encoding MFS transporter: protein MKMKNYRWVVVALLFIATTINYMDRQIIGLLKPILESEFSWTETDYAHIIMAFTAAYAVGLLVMGRFIDWIGTRFGFAISATIWSLAGMLHAVARSVGGFSFARIGLGIGEAGNFPACTKAVSEWFPKRERAVATGIFNSGTSIGVVLALILTPIILSSYGWHEVFWITGGIGLVWVVLWLWLYELPRRQKRITEKELALIEEDGEEVAENAPKVKWISLFRKPQTWAVISGKLFIDPIYWFFLFWLPSYFRTSFDIDLSKPSIPLMIIYTATTIGSIAGGYLSSHLIKRGWGVSKARLAALLIFAIIELSVIGMQFITDMWLAVAILSLAVAVHQAWATNIFTLASDMFPKQNVSSVVGIAGMSGAVGGILFPLFVGGILDHFRLLGDISVGYNIIFTVCGCTYLLVWALILFLVRKSKEQH, encoded by the coding sequence ATGAAAATGAAAAATTATCGCTGGGTGGTGGTCGCATTACTGTTCATCGCCACGACCATAAACTATATGGATCGGCAGATAATCGGGTTGCTGAAACCGATCTTGGAAAGCGAATTCAGCTGGACAGAGACCGACTATGCCCATATTATTATGGCATTTACGGCGGCGTACGCTGTAGGGTTGTTGGTTATGGGGCGCTTCATCGACTGGATCGGGACGAGATTCGGATTCGCGATCTCGGCAACAATATGGAGTCTTGCAGGCATGCTGCATGCCGTAGCCCGAAGCGTTGGAGGTTTTTCTTTCGCACGCATTGGTTTGGGAATCGGTGAAGCAGGTAACTTTCCGGCATGTACCAAAGCCGTCTCGGAATGGTTCCCGAAACGGGAACGTGCCGTGGCAACCGGTATTTTCAACTCAGGAACAAGTATAGGAGTCGTTTTAGCGCTGATACTGACTCCTATAATCCTTAGTTCGTACGGCTGGCACGAGGTGTTCTGGATTACGGGTGGTATCGGGCTGGTTTGGGTTGTATTGTGGCTGTGGCTGTATGAGCTTCCAAGGCGGCAAAAACGCATCACTGAAAAGGAGTTGGCATTGATCGAAGAGGACGGTGAAGAGGTTGCGGAAAACGCTCCGAAAGTCAAATGGATTTCGCTGTTCCGAAAGCCTCAAACATGGGCCGTGATCTCTGGTAAGCTGTTTATCGACCCGATCTATTGGTTTTTCCTGTTTTGGTTGCCATCGTATTTCCGTACAAGTTTCGATATAGATCTCTCGAAACCGAGCATCCCACTGATGATTATTTATACGGCTACTACCATCGGAAGTATCGCTGGAGGCTATCTTTCCTCACATCTGATTAAACGGGGCTGGGGTGTATCCAAAGCACGCCTGGCAGCATTGTTGATCTTCGCCATCATCGAGTTGAGCGTGATCGGGATGCAGTTCATAACCGATATGTGGCTTGCTGTGGCTATTTTGAGTTTAGCAGTTGCCGTACATCAGGCATGGGCTACGAACATCTTTACGCTGGCTTCGGATATGTTCCCAAAACAAAATGTGAGTTCGGTGGTTGGTATCGCGGGTATGTCAGGCGCAGTCGGCGGAATCTTATTCCCACTGTTTGTAGGCGGTATACTGGATCATTTCCGGCTTTTGGGCGATATTTCGGTCGGCTACAATATAATATTTACAGTCTGCGGGTGTACATATTTGCTTGTCTGGGCGCTGATATTATTCCTTGTTCGCAAATCGAAAGAACAGCATTGA
- a CDS encoding AraC family transcriptional regulator, which produces MGRKRQVLFEKIIYQDGYSFGERTFRFDSIYKTWHYHPEYELMYIREGEGNFFIDNAVYPFKKGDLYFIGANIPHIFACDMEYNKAQGYTYIRQVVQFTEKILPQDFTEQREFSNIARLLDRGRFGIDFTASRSAKQVVELLDMIPESNSIRKIWDVYKMLDILGQEQDYEQLLAYDCNELGNHKDDVVNKVYLYLKANMHNEIRLNDIAEFVNYCPNTLCNYFKKSTGKTIFNYLNEIRIQHSWKLLAHTDKNIVEIAYESGYNSISHFNEQFVKYSGVTPTDYRVSHQKSMELKGL; this is translated from the coding sequence ATGGGAAGAAAACGACAGGTATTATTTGAAAAGATCATTTATCAGGATGGTTATTCGTTTGGCGAACGCACGTTCCGTTTCGACTCCATTTATAAGACATGGCACTATCATCCCGAATATGAATTAATGTATATCCGTGAAGGTGAGGGTAATTTTTTTATCGACAACGCCGTTTATCCGTTCAAAAAAGGCGATTTGTATTTCATTGGGGCCAACATCCCTCATATATTTGCGTGCGATATGGAGTACAACAAAGCGCAAGGCTACACATACATACGCCAAGTCGTACAATTTACCGAGAAGATTTTACCTCAGGACTTTACAGAACAACGAGAGTTTAGTAATATTGCCAGACTGTTAGACAGAGGACGATTTGGTATCGATTTTACGGCATCACGGTCGGCGAAACAGGTGGTCGAATTGTTGGACATGATACCGGAAAGCAACAGTATTCGTAAAATATGGGACGTGTATAAAATGCTGGATATTCTTGGGCAGGAGCAGGATTATGAACAACTGCTTGCTTACGACTGTAATGAGTTGGGCAACCATAAGGATGATGTTGTAAATAAAGTTTATCTCTATCTTAAGGCTAATATGCATAATGAGATAAGGCTTAACGACATTGCTGAGTTTGTGAATTATTGTCCCAATACGCTTTGTAACTACTTTAAGAAGAGTACCGGTAAGACTATATTTAACTATCTGAACGAGATACGCATACAACATAGCTGGAAATTGCTGGCTCATACAGACAAAAATATAGTGGAGATTGCCTACGAATCTGGGTACAATAGTATCTCACACTTCAATGAGCAATTTGTAAAATATAGCGGTGTAACGCCCACCGATTATCGTGTCTCGCATCAAAAAAGCATGGAACTAAAAGGGTTATAG
- the tsaE gene encoding tRNA (adenosine(37)-N6)-threonylcarbamoyltransferase complex ATPase subunit type 1 TsaE, whose product MNITIKSLENIDEAATEFVKAMGDNTVFAFRGEMGAGKTTFIKAICEKLGVSDTINSPTFAIVNEYRSDSGELIYHFDFYRINKVEEAFDFGYEDYFYSGSLCFIEWPELIENLLPADTVTVSIKVLEDGSRSVVVGA is encoded by the coding sequence ATGAATATTACAATAAAATCTCTTGAGAACATAGACGAGGCTGCTACCGAATTTGTAAAGGCAATGGGCGATAATACTGTCTTTGCTTTTCGCGGCGAAATGGGAGCAGGCAAGACTACTTTCATCAAAGCCATCTGTGAGAAGCTAGGGGTATCTGATACTATAAACAGCCCTACATTCGCCATAGTCAACGAATATCGTTCCGATAGCGGAGAACTGATTTACCACTTCGATTTCTACCGGATTAACAAAGTGGAAGAGGCTTTCGATTTTGGCTACGAAGATTATTTCTACAGTGGTAGCCTTTGCTTTATCGAGTGGCCCGAACTGATTGAGAACCTCCTGCCGGCCGATACAGTGACTGTTAGTATCAAGGTGTTGGAAGATGGGAGTAGGAGTGTAGTCGTTGGTGCTTAA
- a CDS encoding SusC/RagA family TonB-linked outer membrane protein produces MKLMNCKKREEKQSVGNRILLLFLGLCFSLTVLHAEDTKPVSGVVRDTKNEPLVGVIIKVKNKQVTAVTNDDGRFEIAAGQGEVLELTYIGFKTKEVPVQGNNMNIVLEEDEIILDDVVVIGYGSMKAKEATSAIAHISSDKFSQISSTNPLMQIQGKVASVSISNTSEADPNSAASVQIRGVSSRNAGLGPLYVIDGVAGANIQNVNSNDIASIDILKDGAASAIYGTRGSNGVIIVTTKKGNTDGTISTSYSGYVAVDMITNKPDLLTADEFRTLRVPEGANDFGSSTDWFDQVTQTGKVQSHTLTVSGGNSKMNYRATVDYRDAEGVDIRSGRREYGARASLNHGQASDLFRMSLSVAPRVIKRDMSDQSAIDIAIRANPTFYVMEKDDPSLYSTFTNRLPTGPNPVEKLKLIESGSETKILDWNASATLNILSAINPSLVNGTNMLNTQVTISQNIIDNFDYSFTPSTVSTNRDANIKGQAGRGYSKAKTESLEWIANGAYTYQKHSFTGMVGYSYNYFENSGMSAGNRNFVSDALKYNDLGSGDNQALLDKGRVYMRSSKESSKLIGFFGRLTYNYAYKYMMTASLRYEGSSRFGKNHKWGYFPAVSAGWRIKNEKFMENVSWIDDLKLRADFGITGNQNIPNYKSLAQYNPSGQVFYNGTWQTGTGPTTNINPNLHWEKGINWNIGVDFSIFNNILTGSLNYYNRTQKDLVGTYDAPMPPNVTSTIFVNVGTMLNSGVEADLYINAITKKDFSYTIGLVGEVNHNIFKKFSNDLYQSKGYDDSAKLGLGDFGVANVPIQRMEEGHRVGAFYMLSYAGLDNDGKWLVWNKDNTEKIPIDKAIDDDKRYVGNGLPKYRMSMSHMFKYKNWDLSLSLRGAFDFDIYNTMEYAFGISQGQKGYNVYHSAYEKNKDIKDNMGKPTDYFLTKGDYMKLDVATLGYTLKIKNSRFLSSVRVYMTGRNLFTIKGYDGLDPDFIPVNGLTPGALTSTRYYPSTLQILGGLQLSF; encoded by the coding sequence ATGAAATTAATGAATTGTAAGAAGAGAGAGGAAAAACAATCAGTCGGCAATAGAATATTGCTGCTTTTCCTCGGCTTATGTTTTTCTCTGACAGTTTTACATGCAGAGGATACAAAACCGGTATCCGGAGTAGTCAGAGATACGAAAAATGAACCTTTGGTCGGAGTGATTATCAAAGTAAAGAACAAACAAGTTACGGCTGTTACAAATGATGATGGTCGGTTTGAAATCGCTGCCGGACAAGGAGAAGTATTGGAACTAACCTACATTGGCTTCAAAACAAAAGAAGTACCCGTGCAAGGGAATAATATGAACATCGTTCTGGAAGAGGATGAAATAATCCTTGACGATGTTGTGGTAATCGGATATGGTTCGATGAAAGCAAAAGAGGCAACCTCTGCGATAGCTCATATTTCAAGCGATAAATTCTCGCAGATAAGCTCAACTAATCCATTGATGCAGATACAGGGAAAAGTTGCCAGCGTGAGTATTTCTAATACTTCGGAAGCAGACCCTAACTCAGCGGCAAGTGTTCAAATACGAGGAGTCTCTTCGCGTAATGCAGGTTTAGGCCCATTATATGTTATAGATGGGGTAGCGGGTGCAAATATTCAGAATGTTAACTCGAACGATATAGCGTCAATCGATATTCTTAAAGATGGAGCTGCTTCGGCAATTTATGGTACGCGCGGTAGTAATGGAGTTATTATTGTAACAACAAAGAAAGGTAATACCGATGGCACTATTTCTACATCTTATAGCGGCTATGTAGCTGTAGATATGATTACAAATAAGCCTGATTTATTGACTGCCGATGAATTTAGAACGCTAAGAGTACCTGAAGGCGCGAATGATTTCGGATCTTCGACAGATTGGTTTGATCAGGTCACCCAAACCGGTAAAGTCCAAAGCCATACATTAACTGTTTCCGGTGGAAACTCAAAGATGAACTATCGCGCTACAGTAGATTATCGCGATGCCGAAGGTGTTGATATCCGGTCAGGACGTAGGGAATATGGCGCAAGGGCATCTCTGAACCATGGACAGGCATCAGATCTGTTCCGAATGTCTCTTTCCGTGGCTCCAAGAGTAATAAAAAGAGATATGTCAGATCAGAGTGCTATTGATATTGCAATCAGGGCAAATCCTACATTTTATGTTATGGAGAAAGACGATCCATCTTTGTACAGTACGTTTACAAATAGATTACCGACAGGACCTAACCCTGTGGAAAAATTGAAACTTATTGAAAGCGGATCCGAAACAAAAATTCTCGATTGGAATGCTAGCGCTACTTTAAATATACTATCTGCCATAAATCCAAGCTTAGTGAATGGAACCAACATGCTAAACACTCAAGTAACGATATCTCAAAATATAATTGACAATTTTGACTATTCCTTTACTCCATCGACTGTTTCTACCAATAGAGATGCAAATATCAAAGGACAAGCTGGAAGGGGATATTCCAAAGCTAAAACTGAGTCACTGGAGTGGATTGCAAATGGAGCATACACATACCAAAAACATTCTTTTACAGGAATGGTTGGTTATTCTTACAACTATTTTGAGAACTCAGGAATGAGTGCAGGAAACCGAAACTTTGTATCTGACGCATTGAAATACAATGATTTAGGAAGCGGGGATAATCAAGCACTTCTAGACAAAGGCCGGGTTTATATGAGATCAAGCAAAGAGTCCTCAAAACTAATTGGTTTCTTCGGGCGACTTACGTACAACTATGCCTATAAATATATGATGACAGCGTCATTACGTTACGAAGGTTCGTCGCGATTCGGAAAAAATCATAAATGGGGATATTTTCCGGCTGTTTCTGCAGGATGGCGTATAAAAAATGAGAAATTTATGGAGAATGTTTCATGGATAGATGATTTGAAACTTCGTGCTGACTTTGGAATTACCGGAAATCAGAATATACCGAATTACAAATCTCTCGCGCAATACAACCCTTCCGGACAGGTATTCTATAACGGAACTTGGCAGACTGGAACTGGTCCGACAACAAACATTAATCCGAATTTGCATTGGGAAAAAGGTATAAACTGGAATATCGGTGTTGATTTCTCAATATTTAATAATATTCTTACAGGTAGTTTGAATTACTATAACCGCACTCAAAAAGATCTTGTCGGAACTTATGATGCCCCAATGCCGCCAAATGTTACTTCTACTATTTTTGTAAACGTAGGTACGATGCTTAATTCAGGTGTGGAAGCGGATTTATATATTAATGCAATTACAAAAAAGGATTTTAGCTATACGATCGGATTAGTAGGTGAAGTAAATCATAATATATTCAAAAAATTCTCGAACGACCTTTATCAAAGTAAGGGATATGACGACTCAGCCAAATTAGGTCTAGGTGATTTTGGAGTTGCAAATGTTCCTATACAACGTATGGAAGAAGGACATCGCGTGGGGGCGTTTTACATGCTTTCATACGCAGGTCTTGATAATGACGGAAAATGGTTAGTGTGGAATAAGGATAATACAGAGAAGATACCTATCGACAAAGCTATAGATGATGACAAGCGATATGTCGGAAATGGTTTGCCAAAATACCGTATGTCAATGTCGCACATGTTTAAATATAAAAATTGGGATCTTTCTCTTTCTCTAAGGGGTGCATTCGATTTCGATATATATAATACTATGGAATATGCTTTTGGCATAAGTCAGGGTCAGAAAGGTTATAATGTATATCATTCAGCGTATGAGAAAAACAAGGATATAAAAGATAATATGGGGAAACCAACAGATTATTTTCTTACAAAGGGAGATTACATGAAGTTGGATGTTGCTACGTTGGGTTACACATTAAAGATTAAGAACTCGCGTTTCTTATCGAGTGTCAGGGTATATATGACAGGTAGAAACCTGTTTACAATTAAAGGTTATGATGGCTTAGACCCTGATTTTATTCCTGTTAACGGATTGACTCCCGGCGCATTAACTTCAACAAGATATTATCCATCTACGCTTCAAATATTAGGTGGACTACAATTAAGTTTTTAA